The Duganella sp. BuS-21 sequence TCAAGTACCGCATCAAGGCGCTGGCCGAGCGCTATCGCGTGACCCTGTTGCTGCGTAACGCCTTCTTTGAAAAAGAGTTCGCCGACCTGCCGCTGAGCACCCGCGTCTTCAGCACCCAAGGCACCAGCATGCTGGAGCAGCTGCGCTTCATGCGCGACTGCGCGCGTTTTTGCCGCAGCCAGCCGACCGACCTGGTCGTCCTGTTGGGCTCGCAGCTGGCCATCACTGCCTACGGCCTCAAGGGATTGCCGACCTTGCTGTACTGGAATGAGCACCCGACCCATTTCTTTTTCCCGGACTACCGGCATCCGCTCAAGCGCCTGGTCTCGCGCCTGCTGTTGCGCTTTAACTACGCGGCCGCCAATCGGGTCAGCAAGGTGATGCCGATCGGCGAAGCGCACCTGGAAGACTTGCTCAACCATGGCGTCGACGCCCGCCGCGCCGAGCTGATCTACATGGGCGTGGAGGACCGCTTCGGCTTCCTGGCCCAGGTCAACCAAGCGGTGTCGCTGCGGCTGGTGTACACCGGCACCGTGATGCGCGAGCGCGGCCGCGACGTCATGCTCGAAGGCCTGGCGCTGGCGCGCCAGCGCGGCGCCAACGCCACCCTGACCATCGTCGGCGCCGCCGAGGACCAACTGGCCTATTGCCGCCAGCGCGCGGCCGAACTCGGCATTGCCGAGGCGGTGCAGGTGGTGGGGCGGGTGCCTGGCAGCGAGATCCCGCGCTACCTGGCCGATGCCGACGTCGGCATCTGTATCTGGGAAGACCGGATCTGGTGGCGCTTCAATCCACCGACCAAGCTGTTCGAGTACCTGGTGGCCGGGCTGCCGGTGCTTGGCAGCCGCATCCGAACCCACTCCGATTACGTGACCGACGGCCAGAACGGCTGGATTTTCGATTACGACGCCGCCGCCTTTGCCGCTGTCATCGCCAGCGTCGAGGCGCAGCGCACGCAATTGCCGGCGGTGTCGCAAGCGGCCCATGCGTCGGGCAAGAAATACCTATGGTCGGCGCTGGCGCCGCAATTCCTGGGACTGGTCGACCGTACGCTGAATGAACAACAAGGAGCATCGACATGAAAATACTGGTAACCGGCGGCATGGGCTACATCGGCTCGCATACCTGCCTTGAACTGAGCAAAGCCGGCCACGAGGTGGTCATCCTCGACAACCTGTGCAACGCCAAGGCCAGCGTGCTGGAGCGCCTGAACCAGCTTGGCGGGCGCCAGTTCACCTTGGTCGAAGGCGACGTGCGCGACCGCACGGCGCTGGCGCAGCTGTTCGGCCAGCACCAGATCGACTCGGTGATCCATTTTGCCGGCCTGAAAGCGGTGGGCGAATCGGTGGCCGAGCCGCTGCGCTACTACGACAACAACGTCGGCGGTACCGTGGCGCTGCTGGAAACCATGGCCAAGTTCGGCGTCAAGTCGATCGTGTTCAGCTCGTCGGCAACGGTGTACGGCGATCCGGCCTCGGTGCCGATCCTGGAGAACTTCCCACTGGGCGCCACCAATCCGTATGGCCGCAGCAAGCTGATGGTGGAAGAGCTGCTGCGCGATCTGGCGCGCTCGGACCCCGCATGGCGCATCGCGCTGCTGCGCTACTTCAACCCGGTGGGCGCCCATGAGAGCGGCCTGATCGGCGAAGACCCGAACGGCATCCCCAACAATCTGCTGCCGTTCGTGGCGCAGGTGGCGGTGGGCCGCCGGCCGCAGCTGTCGGTATATGGCAACGATTACCCGACCCCGGACGGCACCGGCGTGCGCGACTATATCCACGTGGTCGACTTGGCGCTGGGCCACGTCAAGACCATCGACAAGCTGCAGTCCGGCCCCGGTGTCTACACCTACAACCTGGGCACCGGCCGCGGCTACAGCGTGCTGGACATGGTGCGCGCCTTCGAGGCCGCCAGCGGCCGTCCGGTGCCGTACCAGATCGTGGCGCGCCGTCCGGGCGACATCGCCGCCTGTTACGCGGACGCGGCCCTGGCCGAGCGCGAGCTGGGCTGGAAAGCCGAACGGGATATCCACCAGATGTGCGCCGACTCCTGGCGCTGGCAATCGCATGCCGGCTGACCCCAGCCGGCATGACTTTGAACTGAACAACGAGAGGGTGTAATGCAAAATGAAAATGTGAGTAGCGCTGTGCCGCGGATTGCCGTGGTGCTGCCAGCCTACAATGAAGAGCTGACCATTGCCGATACCATCCGGGACTTCGCCGAGCATTTGCCGGAAGCCCGCATCTACGTCATCAACAACAACTCCAAGGACCAGACCGGGCGCATCGCGCGCGAGGTGCTGCAGAGCCTGGGTCGCGAGGGCGGCGTGATCGATGAACTGCGCCAGGGCAAGGGCAACGCGCTGCGCCGCGCCTTCCACACCATCGATGCCGACGTCTACGTGCTGGCGGATGCCGACATGACCTACCCGGCCAGCCGGGCGCGCGACCTGATCGTGCCGGTGATCGAGAACCGTGCCGACATGGTGGTGGGCGACCGCCACTCCGGCGGCCACTACGCCAAGGAAAACACCCGTTCGCTGCACGGCTTCGGCAATGCGCTGGTGCAGCACGCGGTCAACACCCTGTTCAGCGCCAAGCTGGTCGACATCATGAGCGGCTACCGCGTGTTCAGCCGCGCTTTCGTGAAGAGCTATCCGATCCTGGTGGAAGGCTTCCAGATCGAGACCGACATGACCTTGCACGCGCTGCACAAGCGCTTCCGCATCGTCGAGATCCCGGTCGAGTACAAGGACCGTCCGGCCGGCAGTTTCTCCAAGCTCAACACGCTGTCCGACGGCGCCAAGGTGATCTTCACCATCGCCCAGATCCTGCGCTATTACCGGCCGCTGATGTTCTTCGGTTCGCTGGCCGTCCTGGCCGGCCTGTTGGGCGTGCTGTCGGCGGTGCCGGTGCTGGTCGACTGGTTCTCCTACCGCTACATCTACCACGTGCCGCTGGCCGTGCTGGCCGCCAGCCTGGAAATTTTTGCCATCGTGCTGTTGGCGATCGGCCTGATCCTCGATTCGCTCAGCCATCAGCAGCGCCTGCAGTTCGAGCGCAGCCTGCTGGCGGGCACCGACGCCTACCGCAGCTGAGGTATTGGTGAATGGATTGCTGAATTTCTGGGATGCCAGCGCGCCGCGCCAGCGCAGCGCGCTGCTGACGGCGGCCGCGCTGTTGTTGTTGTTGCTGAACCTGGCGCTGCACTATCCCGGCAGTATGAATAACGATAGCAGTATGCAGTACGCAGAAGCGATGTCCGGTATCTATACCGACTGGCATCCCCCCATCATGGCGCTAGTGTGGCGATGGCTTGATCATCTGCTGCGCGGTCCCGCCGCAATGTTAGTCCTGCATCTGGTTCTGCACTGGTTCGGAATCGGCTTGCTTGCCGACGGCTTGGCGCGCAGCGGCCGCCAGCGTATCGCCGTGCTGGTATTGTTGGCCGGCGCCTTCCCGGTGCTGGTGTTCTACAACGGCGGCATCTGGAAAGATGTGGGCATGGCGTCAGCGCTGATCGCCGGCTTTGGCTTTGGTTGCTGGTTCCGCCTACAGCAGCGCGCTATACCGCTGTGGGCGGCGACGCTGATGATATTGCTGCTGGCGTACGGCGCGTTGGTACGGACTAATGCGGTATTCGCAATTGGGCCGTTGCTGCTATTGCTGTGCTTTGACCGGCCGGCGCGCAAGCTGTACGCCACCGTCCTGTGGTCGGGCGTGATTGCGGTGGCGGCGCTGGCGCTGTCCGGTGTAATCAATCACCGCGTGATCGGCGCCCAGTCGAGCGGCGCCATCAACTCGCTGCAACTGTTTGACCTGGCCGGCATCGCTCGTCAGTCCGGTGACGTCAGTGTGTTGCCGCCGGTGGCACAGCTGAGCGCCGACGATGTTCAGCGCTGCTATACGCCGTACTATTGGGATACGTTCAGCCCGTGGGGCTATTGCAACTCGGTGTCCGAAATGCTGGGGCCAGTAGACTCGGTGCCGCGCAAGGAGCTGAGCACGCTATGGGTGCACGCCATCCTGAGCCACCCGCTTGCCTACCTCGATCACCGCTTGCGTGCCTTTAACTCGGAGATGTTCTTCCTTGTGCCGGCGCGCCATTGCCGGTATGCACCGGGTTGCGGCGTTCCCACTCCATGGATTTATCCTTGGACTCGCGCCGACGCCCCAGACGTGGCGCGCGAAATCCGCCTCGACTATATCAAGAAAAACTTCCTCGGTTGGCCGGTTGTCTGGCTGGCGCTGGGCGGCGCGATCTTGCTGCTGGCGCGCGACGCCCGTGCCGGCATCACCGGCCGCGCCGGCCTGGCTTTGCTGGCATCGGGGCATCTTTATTTACTGGCATACTTGGTGATCGGGGTGGCG is a genomic window containing:
- a CDS encoding glycosyltransferase family 4 protein, which gives rise to MGAPEHIVIATWFYEGQPGYLDFKYRIKALAERYRVTLLLRNAFFEKEFADLPLSTRVFSTQGTSMLEQLRFMRDCARFCRSQPTDLVVLLGSQLAITAYGLKGLPTLLYWNEHPTHFFFPDYRHPLKRLVSRLLLRFNYAAANRVSKVMPIGEAHLEDLLNHGVDARRAELIYMGVEDRFGFLAQVNQAVSLRLVYTGTVMRERGRDVMLEGLALARQRGANATLTIVGAAEDQLAYCRQRAAELGIAEAVQVVGRVPGSEIPRYLADADVGICIWEDRIWWRFNPPTKLFEYLVAGLPVLGSRIRTHSDYVTDGQNGWIFDYDAAAFAAVIASVEAQRTQLPAVSQAAHASGKKYLWSALAPQFLGLVDRTLNEQQGAST
- the galE gene encoding UDP-glucose 4-epimerase GalE, coding for MKILVTGGMGYIGSHTCLELSKAGHEVVILDNLCNAKASVLERLNQLGGRQFTLVEGDVRDRTALAQLFGQHQIDSVIHFAGLKAVGESVAEPLRYYDNNVGGTVALLETMAKFGVKSIVFSSSATVYGDPASVPILENFPLGATNPYGRSKLMVEELLRDLARSDPAWRIALLRYFNPVGAHESGLIGEDPNGIPNNLLPFVAQVAVGRRPQLSVYGNDYPTPDGTGVRDYIHVVDLALGHVKTIDKLQSGPGVYTYNLGTGRGYSVLDMVRAFEAASGRPVPYQIVARRPGDIAACYADAALAERELGWKAERDIHQMCADSWRWQSHAG
- a CDS encoding glycosyltransferase family 2 protein encodes the protein MQNENVSSAVPRIAVVLPAYNEELTIADTIRDFAEHLPEARIYVINNNSKDQTGRIAREVLQSLGREGGVIDELRQGKGNALRRAFHTIDADVYVLADADMTYPASRARDLIVPVIENRADMVVGDRHSGGHYAKENTRSLHGFGNALVQHAVNTLFSAKLVDIMSGYRVFSRAFVKSYPILVEGFQIETDMTLHALHKRFRIVEIPVEYKDRPAGSFSKLNTLSDGAKVIFTIAQILRYYRPLMFFGSLAVLAGLLGVLSAVPVLVDWFSYRYIYHVPLAVLAASLEIFAIVLLAIGLILDSLSHQQRLQFERSLLAGTDAYRS